The genomic interval GTCTTCACAAAAAAACTTGCTAGTCTAGCATAAAGGTAAGGTAGCTTAATGACTAAAGGGGAATCCAGACACCTTGAAtggtggtaataataataatgataccacatttatatagctcCATTTTCAcaagtaatcatgctcaaaagCTTTACAACCATTATTACCCAGATCATTTTttgatcaaacatgtatggaaacatactcccataatgcagctagtaatcagcgcaaagttgtgtcttgatctaaccgggtacccatttaatacacctgggtggagagaggcaaacataagtaaagTGCCTTGCCTAatgatacaagcaatgcggcaagagttggattcgaaccacgacCTCACAATCGGTAATCTATTTTCCAACACACTGCACCACACGCCCTTACATAGAGTACCAGTCATGTGGTTCCAGAAGAGATAGAGAAAACCAAtttggcttagtgctattatgATACATTTTTATCCCTGGTAAAAGGCAACAAACACAGGCCATCATAAACCTCTTTGTTGTGGGATGGTTTCATATTATTTCCCCATTTATTTCTTAATCTTAGGCAGCGAGAAATGTACAActtgtaaaaacaaattattgtagGCCTTTTAGATGAtcatacaaacaaatattaaaatattacaagttatagtactgtacattgttttgtttgttttggtgGATAAATTGGGAAATTGCACTTtaaatttatcataatttactgtaaaaaatgaaaattaagttttaatattaattggtaaaattatgaaagttttatttttaattaaaaaaataaattgattataaaATTTGGCttacattaaatgttaaatttaatactTTATAACACTTTGTGTATACATCCTTCCTTGTCTTGACAACTCTGGGACCAACGGTCATTTGTCCACTACTCGGTCAATCAAGTATGGCAAATTTGAATTTTCAGTCGTACTTTTAGTTGCGTATTCGCTACAGTGACTCTTCTTTTAATCTGGTTTACAAATTTTCAAAGTTTATAGTTTATAGTCTCAAATCTTTCAATTGCAGTATATATGCATCATATTTGTAcagttaaaatattgaatatctCTATGTATGGACTCATACCTGTGTCAAGCTATGCCTACTCCCTCTAGAGTCTTTAGGCAGCATGCTAACTGTGGAATCAAAGTAAACCTTGTTTGCAGTGGGGTTAGCATGATTTGTGTCCCTATTAACTGCTGGTTGAACATGATCAAATTTACTTGACTTGGGCCTAGCACACGATACATCCATATTTTCTGGATGAACGATATCTTTATTAAACTTGCTAGAACGTAGCTTAGACCGAATTATTTCACGGCTTGAAGTTGTGCTGATAGATTTCTTGCTCGTCTTCGGTCGAGAACGGCTTACTTCAAGATCAACTAGTTGTTTTTGATTGGTCATTTGAACTAAAGCAGGGTTCATTAAAAcctaataaaatttaaaaaaaatagaatttaaaagtataatCATAGAATGTTTAGGTCTTTGTCATTAGTTTATTGACCGTGGGGACACTTGTCAGTTTTAAACAGTACAACCACCTCTTTGGTACACCCTATTAAGTGTACACTTCCCCTATGTCAACAGATACTATATGGCATCATCAACTGTGAAATTTACTGGCATACTACCAGCCCAGTGGTATTGCATCAATTACGTCTCACTGGCATGTGACTTACCAGTCTACAACGACTCATGTGGACGTGAACTTTGTGCACATTAAAAGTCCCTATTATATgatttaacactacagccaaccaaTACACAGGACACACTTATGTAacttatctacactatcaaactatagtttgactAAAAAGGTGTgatttgcctaaatatggtagtgatgtgcccaaatatggtagtgatatgcccaaatatggtagtgatatgcccaaatatggtagtgaataTGCCCGaatataatagtgatatgacatcatcatgtctgtatatagtatgggcacatcacataaagtttaatagtgtagacttTTTAGGTCctaaaagtgtccctttaatagaggttctactttACCTCATCAGAATCGGATGTTTTTTGTGATTCTACAGCAATCTTGTATTCAATACGAAGCGAACTTTCAGAAGGTCCAACTTGATAAGGACTTGTCATGGCAGTGGACTCCATCTGTGACATCAGCTTCGTTTGATGGCCTACACGTCGCTGGTGAAGGTTGTATAGGACAAAGAACGACACCATTCCTGCTAGAAGTACAAATGCCAAGGCCGACAGGATTGTGATTGTAAACGGAGTGAATATCTTTCCATCTGCATTGAAGGTAAGAATATAAAATGATGCTTAgtttttacaaaatacattGGTAAATAAAACTACTAGTGTATCAGTACACTGACAGTATTAGCTGGGCAGATTATTGTACAGTCTCAGGGGTCTGGAAATCAATTTGTGAAAATTAGGTGGTGAGATTACATTTGcaatatgttttttaatatgTCAATAGCAAAAAATAGTTacattggctgccagccaataggtttttggttgaatttaaccatttctgttgtcattttataagtgaaaacatttttttagtttttttttttctttgtaaaactacaaaatggcctattcaaagtctgattttattaatcttcatttttcatgtttttgggggacaatacaaatTTAGCCTAAAGTATTGGGTGAGTTTATACTTAAATTACAATGTAATGTATTTATCAATTTATCAATGTATTTTCTCTCTGAATTTAGTGGGTGGGATTATGGCCCACTGTACTGTTGGTTTGTATCAACAATGGAATTTACCAGTCTTTTTCTCTCTGAATTTTGCCaaaatttcaataattattgtTACAATATGGATCTATGAGATAGCAGGCTTTATTATCCAATTTATTCTTGTACTGTAATACCAATTTATTCTTTTGTATAATAAGTAGTGAAGGATTTTTATTTCTGCATGGTTGTAAattcaatacaaataaaacgTATTCAGGAATTAATGATGCTAACCATATGTCtttaataaaagtttaaaaatggaatattttaacaaaaaatctATTTGTCAGCCAAAAAATTAggaatataaatttatttttatttgaataaacaacACAAACCATTGTTTTTTGGCGGACATAGCTCAGTATGAAGAGTAATGTTTTGATTGTAGGCGACAGTCTCCAATTGATCAAATGTGTACGATACCTGAAAAAATTAAGATATATTAACTTTTTATGACTTTTTTTATTAgcttttttcttatattttttttctaaattgatGATCAGATGTTAGATAATTTGCCATTGTCAGCACACAAGGAGACAATCTCCTGTTCACACACAAAACAGTAATTTCTTATCGTGCATACATGCAATGTATAGTAAACACCTTACTATTCCGAGTGTTAAAAACAGAACGATACAAACGTAGCCTCATCCCCTACCtcctaaatattttaataaccaGGTTATAATGCAACTTACTACAATCCATAATCGCGGTGCTATATTATTCATAGTCAAAACAGTTCCAAACTTTTGTtccaataattgtatttttttattgtactatatatattataaattgtaattgtaatatttgttaaattgtattatgtttATCTAATTTTTGCTATTTTTATACACAGGACCAACATCTTCATATCCCATCCATAGGATTTGTAAGCAATGTGGCACCACAGGTCTTGAACCCATGCCTCATGCATGGTAGTTCAATAGTCCATATCATACTGCTGTCAATACCATTAGTGCCTTTTGGTAAAAATATTAACCCTGAACATTAATGCTATATACTGCATGGTCCCTTTAATAATCCCTTTTTTATAGTAAAATGAATGGTTAATGCCTAAGAGCAGTATGAATAAATAATGCCCTTTGACCTATCACCTTGAAAAATCAGTGGATATTAACAGTTCATTTAAAGACTTAATCCTCTTAATATGTGGTAATGAGGATTATGTGATTTATGCTAATCCTAGTTAATAACTCCTACAAGGGACGCCTACTCTATATGATTGGTAAATTCTAAGCTGAGGTTAAATCTTGTGAATTGAATGATCATGTTATGAGGATGTAATAGCTTCTGTAATGTTTTGCGGTATCAATGTATCACGTTATTTCTTTGTAACATGATTTGACTAACATTAACCTTTTTTGTCTTGCGTGAGTtcttctcacgtttatttaaattctcattgatgaatatattatatacatataagtacatttgtgacaattaaaagtaagtgtttagagtagttaaaataccggtatatttacataataagatgccagaattcagtattaaccatatattttctcatttaaaattttagatacaatgttaattaaaatgtagaaatgaaaaatggcagtaaaatacatgattaaaattttcttgttaaactatcttatttgtgttcttatttgtgttcgagtagagaggctataaactcaggggaggaaaatgtagtatccacccttttcaccaagataagATGGATGGAATgaaaaaaagaggaatgcaaTAGGTTGAAAGTTAGttatttagaatgatagcatgaaATGGTATATTTAATGGACTAACATTAaccttaaaggccaggtgcgggtaaaaaatttctattggtcatacatttcaataattatcgatctatagatTCCCCTaagtttcataatttttgggattttatttgtgttacacgagcttgttgaaaattagcactttcttatcagtgggggggatagttcaaattacacactAAAATCTCTTTTGTacaaaaatttttttattagagAGGCactttaaaaagctatgaaaaataaacggtgtggtaaaaaatgttatcagatgactaaatataggtaatataacttgaattttacatttctggtatttttattcaacttcagatttttattttcatgctatagcaaaaattatccagcgtatatccaccatcttttttcaccttctagggagtcaccagacatgttattacattatgttaactacctaactactgaaaaaaagtcttcctggtttttttggcagaattttgccaaattttttatttgaccatattaggggaaattcatgttttttcgtcttgatttctgttacaaatatttgatttatgtacaattaaccagatattatatttaaaattcatgcctgtacctaaGCTTTAACATATTAGCATAGGCAGGGTTTGAGCCTCACTCGATCCagggttctggtggtagaacaagtcttctcggataaggactataaaccgtaggtcccgtgtacacatctggctcatgtgtactttaaagaacctacagtacatctttcgtgatgagtagggggttacccagGTGTATTAGTAtgcacacagccactgtcactcatcaagagggccccttgattgtcagcatatgctGAAGgatcaccctctataaataaggtgtaataacaaaaaaaataataaaatatgtcaaTGTGTGTTGCATTGCACCAAAATATTCCTATTATTTTTCAAGGGAATCTTCTATAAGACCTCCTACCCATAGTGCCTATCTTTCTCCCTAATAGCTGCTGAGTTGTTCTCCCTCCCTCAAGTTGAATTATAATCCCTTGTTGATTATAGGCCAATAAAAAATCATGCAGTCTTTTATGGAGATTTTCCTTTAAAAAACCCCTAATAGATGGTACGCAGGAGAAACTTAAGAGCACAATCTTCAAAATGCTAAACCATGACATTATCTTTTTGAAAATGCCACACTATCCACCCAATTTAGTGTAACATGATATGGCAGATAATAGCTTATTATATGTTATGTCCAACTCCGACATTAAATGAATAACAAATATAGTGGTTGGATGGCTTTTATTCCAATTTCTGTATATAGTACTACACATTCACTCATCTCCTTATATAAAGCCTTCTATCGGACATTATTTCTCGCAATATATTGGACAGTTACATTACTACAAAACATACTCACTTTAATCTCTATTGACTCTAGTGTTGTGATTGAATGCATCTGAACATGAATGAAGGCCTCGTTGTAACCTTTCAATTTCACACGTTCATCATCATTTACGAACACCCGTTCGTGATCAATGTTCAACCCATCGACCTAAATTCAACACGAAAAACGACAACAAAGAATTGGtaagatttatttatattcctttgtctacactgtcaaactttatgtgacaaaaaatgtgatatatgcccatatatagacatgatgatgtcatataactaccatcccagaaaattga from Antedon mediterranea chromosome 5, ecAntMedi1.1, whole genome shotgun sequence carries:
- the LOC140049109 gene encoding uncharacterized protein, which produces MHHTTKVCLYLTITIATLSCVQSDHQDRTVDRGEGNCKHDTKKLLTNCTLSFHGYEINTYTRLYQCSEPTEMMVVTKVDGLNIDHERVFVNDDERVKLKGYNEAFIHVQMHSITTLESIEIKVSYTFDQLETVAYNQNITLHTELCPPKNNDGKIFTPFTITILSALAFVLLAGMVSFFVLYNLHQRRVGHQTKLMSQMESTAMTSPYQVGPSESSLRIEYKIAVESQKTSDSDEVLMNPALVQMTNQKQLVDLEVSRSRPKTSKKSISTTSSREIIRSKLRSSKFNKDIVHPENMDVSCARPKSSKFDHVQPAVNRDTNHANPTANKVYFDSTVSMLPKDSRGSRHSLTQV